The Gardnerella leopoldii genomic interval TTTAGCGTATCCCAAATATCTTTTACCATATGTTCAGGGTTATTTACGCCAACAAGCTGTAAATTATGCTGCGCATCTTCGCCTACACCCAGCAAGATAGTTCCACCATTCGTATTAGCAAAAGCACAATACGTTTCCCACATACTTCTCGGCGTACCGTTTGAAGCCGCTTTCGCTTCTAATTGATTACTCTCTCTTAGTGAAGATAGTGAATTTATATTGAACATTGCAGTCTCGCTTCGTAAGTTAGGTTTGTTGCAATATCGTTTTTTAGTTAAGTTTGTATTTATATTTGCATTTAAAATCGGACATTTTAAAGCTTAAAAATATTTTTTGCGTCCGATTTTACATCCTTTTCGTCCGATTCTACTTGTTTTGCGTCCAAAAAACAAGAAAACGTCCGTAAATTTTGCCTAAACGTCCGTATTCTGTAGAACGCGTCCGATTTACTGCTATTTGCGTCCGATTTTGCCCGTTTTCAGACACGCGCGCAGTACGGTTACTACACTCGTGCCAGAAACAAAATAAGCACCACGCTACAGCCTAGTAACGCTTAATTAATTCTTTCGAGAGCTACCATATTGAATCATATCGTTAACACTATCTCTACTAATCAAGAGTATAACGCGACAATATTTAGATGAGTCGATGTGGGAATTAATGTTTGTAAACATACCTGGATTATATATTTCACCGCACTTATCGGAAGGGTTATATCTCATGAATACTCCATAGTCGCCATGGAAATAAACACTTACACCTTCCTTCTTATTCTCATAATCTTTTTTCAATTTTTTTAATTCATCTTTCAAAAAAGAATCATTCGGAGCAATAGAATTAGCTAAACAGCTTGCTTTATTAGCAAAGTCATCAAAAGACGAGAAATTATTCTTTATATAAATATCTTCCCTATTATATAAAGGCTCCTTAGCAGACTCTGTGATGCCACAATTAGTAGCACCTAAACCAACAGCGCCATCGCTTTTACTTATAGCACTGACATTATTACTGTTAACACCACAACTGCACAAACACATTACAGCAGCAGCCATTGCAACAGACGCAACTATTCTCTTAAACATGCTAAAACAACTCCTTCGCAACAAATAAAAACTACTACTATCGTGTTCGATGATTCATCCTAGAATTTAACTTATTAAAATCGTCAACACTGAGAGCATGAAACTCAATACCTCTATAAGGGCGTGACGTTATTACATACGAACGTCCAACATAATTAATAAACGAGAGGTCATTTTCTTTAAAGTAGTCATTAAGATTATCAGGATTGTACTTGCTGAATGTTCTCTCAACTTTAGAAGCTAATTCTAAAGCTTTAGGATCATCAGGATTTAATTCTTTGATAACGCACGGAACAACTTTAGTCAAAGAATGCAAAAGACGACTACTATTTTCTCTAGAATACTCAGGTATAGTGCTATCATCAACGTAACCAGGATCTTCTACGTATTCTTGGTAAGAAAGTGCAGTATGTTCCAAATATCCAGATGAGACTTGCCATTCAGGGATATTGCATGCAATAGCTGCCTCTCTAATAGTTACCTTTTTAGAATGATTAGTGACATTGTTAACAGAGCCCACAGCAGTGCCACTATTTTGAGCAGGCTCACCGCACGCACTCAAACCACACATGCAGCCAAGAGCCACAACCAAACAACCCGAAACAAGCCTACACTTACGTTTCACCTTCATACTCCTTATCACTACTTCGCGCTAATTTGCGCAACTTCGCACTACTTAACGCTACCTTGCAGTATTCGCTATATTTCGCGATATTTTTCAGCATTTCGCAATATTTAAAAACATAGCAAAAGCAAAATTTTCTCTCGACACTTACAAATATACTCCAACAACGCAGTAACAGCTATAGCGCACTTACTTTAAATGTTAAAGAAACAGAAACGCGCGCAGCGCGACGACCTGCCTGAGAGCATAGAGCGTAGCGCGCGAAGGCAACTCGGAGCGGAAACTCGCTTAGGTTGGAAGTCCAGTGGACTTCCAACCTAAGCGAGTTTCGTAAGCGAGCTTATTCCTCACGGCTATTGGTAGCCGTTTGGCTGATTTGGCATGTGAAGCACACCGTGCTTCACAATTGAGCCAAATCACGCTTTGAAGGAGTTTGAAATCCCAATGATTTCAAGCTCGGTCAAAGCGCTGCGCGAGCGCCAACTGCACTAGTAACGAAAGGTGGGTTATTCACAATCTAGTAAAAAGGTTTGAATTAAGCCAGTTGGCAACACCGTCGTCATTGTTGGAAGCGCAAATCTCATCCGCAATCGCAAGCAAACGCGGATTACTATTCGCCACCGCTACCCCATAACCACCGGCACGGAACATGTCGATGTCAATAACATCGTCGCCAAAAACAACTGTGCGGCTAGGCTTCACGCCCAAACGATTGCAAATAACGTTCAGCGCATGCCCCTTATTTGCAAGAGGATTCGTAAGCATCCACAAAACGTCTTCGCTAATATGCAAAGAAAAATCGTCCGGAAGAATGCGCTGAAGCTGCTCTTTCTCGCTATCTCGCGGAACAATAATTATTTTGTCTGCAGTTCCGCGCGGCACATTTGAAAAGTCGGTAATAACAAAATCCTGTTTGCTCCAAAGCATACGAACGTCAAAATTCGTGTAACGAACGTCGTTCATAACAATACCAAGACGCAGCGTAGGGATTTTATCGAGCAAACGCAAACACACATCGCAAGCATGCTTAGAATCAAAACCAAAACGTAATAACGTGCTTATTTCGCGCTGAGAAGTAAGCTCCGAAATCGTGCTATTAGCACAATCAAAATCGATGAGCGCACCATTGAGATACGCACAAACTTGAGCATTTAAATCGTGAATAAAATCAAAAGCACTTCCGACAGGACGAGCCGTAATAATCGCAAGAGGAATTCCGTTTTCGCGCAAACACTTAGCTGCTTCCACAGTTTCGTTGCTTAAAAAGCGCCCTTCAAAAGTATCGGCATCGTGAAGCATGGTGCCATCAAGATCCGCAATTACTAAAGAAGGAGAAAAACGCATCATAGGAAACACTTATTATAAATAAAATGGGCGAATACAACGGGCAAATAAACAGTGAAGCAAGCTTTCAGTCAAAGCTTACAAACAAAACATATAAACAAAAAAGCGCACAATCTGACAACCATGCGCTTTTCAAAAAGAATACTCAGATGAGCGAGAACTTAGTCATTAAGTTTAAAGCCACAATCACAGCAACCCAAATTAATGCAATAATAACCGTCCAACGATTTAAGTTCTTTTCTGCAACACCAGAGCTACCAGCGTTCTTCGTTAAACCGCCGCCGAACATGTCGGAAAGGCCGCCGCCCTTGCCCTTGTGCATCAAAATTAACAATGTGAGCAAAATGCTAGTGAGCACAAGCAACACCTGCAAAATAATCTTCACAGTGGACACAACCAACCTCCTGTTTTACAGTACCTGGTTAAGTCTAATAATAACCTTTGACCACTTAAGCTTATTTAGTTTCTAAACGTGTTTGTGCAGCCGTTAGTCGCACAATATTAGCAAGTTCTTGCGCATCAAGAGAAGCGCCACCAATTAAGAATCCATCGACATCTGGCTCCGCGATAAGACTTGAAGCATTAGAAGACGTTACAGATCCGCCGTAAAGAATACGGACAGTATCTGCAACATCGTCACCGAACGTAACACGCAAGTCTTCACGAATAGCCAATGCAGCTTCCTGAGCTGAATTAGCCGTGGCAACCATACCCGTACCAATTGCCCAAACTGGTTCGTACGCAATAATTAAACGCTTAGCTTGCTTCGCATCCAAATCGCGCGTTACATCATGCACTTGCCCTACAGCAAAATCGAGCGCAACACCCTGTTGACGTTCTTTAAGACTTTCACCAATGCAAAGAATTGGCTGCATTCCTGCGGCAAGCACAGCTCGAACTTGATCAACTATATTTGCATCATCTTCAGGATGATACTTGCGTCTTTCAGAATGACCAACAATAACCATTGAGCATCCAAGACTTGCAAGCATATCTGCAGAAACATCACCAGTAAAAGCACCTTGAGCAGTAACAGAAACAGCTTGAGCTCCGTACAATATTGGCAAATGGTCAAACTCAACAAGAACTTGCACGCTTCTTATTGAAGTAAAAGAAGGCATAAGTGCAATTTCACAATCGTGATAGTCGTAATGCGCGTCACGCAGTAGCCACGCAAATTTTTGTATAAAATGCGTAGCTTCGCGGTGGTTGAAATTCATTTTCCAATTACCAGCGACTAACGGCTTTCTTTTGGAAACCATAATCACCCTTAAAAGTTTACGATTGAGATTAATAGTATTGCGCAAATTAGTGTTATGCCGACCTCGATTTACAAAGCGGATTCATAAAATCGAAAGTCGGCATAAGCGGAAATATTTAGTTTATACTTGCTCGCGTAAATATTACTTACTCAAGCAATATTACTTACTCAAGCACGCTCAAACCTGGAAGAGTCTTGCCTTCCAAGAACTCGAGAGAAGCGCCGCCGCCAGTAGAAATGTGCGAGAAGCCATCTTCAGGGAATCCAAGGTTGCGCACTGCAGAAGCAGAATCGCCACCACCGACGATGGTGAAAGTGCCGTTCTTAGTTGCATCGACCAAGCCCTGGGCTACAGCGCGAGTACCAGCTGCAAACTCTGGAACCTCGAACACACCCATAGGACCGTTCCAAACAACAGTCTTGGAGTCAACAATCTTGTCGTGGAAAAGCTTCTGAGAGTCAGGACCAATATCCAAGCCCATCTTGTCTGCAGGAATAGCGTCTACTGGAACTACTTCTGGAGCAACTGGAGTATCCCCTGCTGGGAAGCCGGCATTCACAACAATATCGGTTGGAAGTACAAGCTCAACGCCGTTCTTCTTAGCGGTTTCAATGTAACCCTTAACCTTCTCGAGTTGATCCTCTTCAAGCAAAGAAGTACCAACTTCGTGACCCAAAGCCTTGAGGAATGTGAACACCATACCGCCGCCAATAACAAGACGATCAGCCTTAGAAAGCAAGTTCTCAATAACGCCGAGCTTGTCGGAAACCTTGGAACCGCCGAGAACAACAGTCAAAGGACGCTCTGGGTTTTCAGTTGCGCGAGAAAGTGCCTTAACTTCCTTCTCAACAAGCAAGCCTGCAGCTGATGGAAGATCGGCAGCAACATCGTAATTTGAACCCTGAGCGCGGTGCACAACACCAAAGCCGTCGGAAACAAATACTTCGCCAAGAGAAGCAATCTTCTTAGCGTAGGCTGCGCGCTCGGAAGCATCCTTGCTGGTTTCTTCAGCGTTGAAACGCACGTTTTCGAGCAAAACAACGTCGCCATTATTCATGGCAGCTACCTTAGCTTGAGCATCTTCGCCGTAAGTGTCTGCAGCCAAAACAACATTTGTGCCGAGCAATTCACCTAAACGCTGCGCAACTGGAGCCAAGGAAAGCTCTGGAACAACCTGACCCTTTGGACGACCAAGGTGAGCCATCAAAATCACCTTAGCACCCTGCTCACGCAAAGCCTTAATGGTTGGTAAAGCAGCACGAATACGACCATCATCAGTAATCGTCGTACCCTTGAGAGGAACGTTAAAATCAGCGCGAACCAATACGCGCTTACCACTCAAATCTCCCAAATCTTTCAGTGTCTTCATTGGTATCCTTTCCAAACCATATTGGCTTACCATATTTGACTTACATACTGGCTTACCGTGCCGGCTTACTTCGTTCAACAAAACGCAAAATCAGCCTCAAACATCAACACATTGCCGGGTGCAATTATACCGCACATCTTCAACAATCCCTATGAACAACGCAGCTTTGCACCAGTACTATGCTAACGTTGCGTCTGAAGCTTTGCAGTAATGCTTTGCAAACGTTGCTTATGAAGCTTTGCAGTAATGCTTTGCAAACGTTGCTTATGAAGCTTTGCAGTAATGCTTTGCAAACGTCGACTATATGTTGCTTAGTGAACTTTGACATTAATGCTCTGCAGACGTTGAGTATTTATTGCTTGGCGAACACTAGCGTTATTGCTGCTGCACACACTACACCAGGCACTCCTACCTACACACCCCTCCGCAGCTTAATTGCGCGACTCTAGTTCCACTTAGTAAACCACGCAGTTGCGCAACTTTCTGCACGAGTCTATGAGTTTTGTGTTAGTGGAATGTGTGTTAGAGCCTCAAAAGTTTTCGGGCAGAGCAATAAAAGAGGACTGAGGAAGCAACATTCTTTTAAGAACAAAGATACAGTAAAGCCTTTAACAGTTAAAGCGACGAAGGACGGGACTTGCGATGCTGAAAACTTTCGAGGCTCATCAGACCGACTATAGAAAACATTAATCAAAACTCATAGACGATACTCAAGAACATCGCAACCAAAACAGTTACGCACACAAACCACGCAAAACCAGCATTAAAGCTGCTGCATACGCGACTTCTCAACTTTCGCCGAAAGCTGCAAAAGTCTACGAATTCGCCCTGCAATCGCATCCTTTGTAATAGGAGGATCAGCCAAGTGACCAAGCTCTTCCAAACTTGCGTCGCTATGCTCAAGACGAAGCTTTCCAGCCATTAACAAATTATCCGGAATATCGTCGCCCAAAATATCGAATGCGTGACGAACCTTTTCGCATGCCTCAGCAGCAGCCTTAGCGCTACGACGCATATTCGCATCGTCAAAATTAGCCAAACGGTTTGCTTTTCCGCGAGCTTCACCGTCCGAACGCTTACCGGTCCATTCGCGAGCAGAACGAGGAGCACCAATCAAAATCAACATTCGCTCAATTGCGTCAGAATCGCGCAACGTCACTCGCTCAGAACTACGAACCTGACGAGCCTTGGCGCTAATGCCAAGTCGCGCTGCCATAGTTTGCAAAGCATTTGCAGCCTCATGAGTTGGGCAAACAACTTCCAAATAACTAGCTTTGCCAGGATCCGAAATAGCACCGTGAGCCAAGAAAGCACCACGCCAAGCTGCTTTGATTTGGGCGATACTTCCACCAACAATCTCAGGTGCAAGACCCGCAACAATTCTCATACGTCGATCAAGAAGACCAGATTGCAAAGCCAATGCTGCAGCACCACGCTCAACTACCACGTCATAGCGAACTACAGTGCCCGTAGGAGTTTGACGAGAAACTTGAGCAATTGTTGCTTCCCTCTGGAAATGAGTTTTCAATACCTCAACAAGCCACTGAGCTGCACGCTGAGAATCTAACTGAGCGCGAATAACAGCCTGATTATTTACTGGCCTTAAGCCGCCAGCAAAGCGCATCATTGCTGCAGCTTGAGCCATAATGACAGTCGGGAGCTCATTGTTGTTTGAAACGAGTTCATTTTTGACGTCGTCAAGAAGAGCCAAGGGACAACCTCCTACTTTTGTTCTTCTTAAAATATGAGTGCTGTTGGGTACTTGCATGATGCTGTGGCACACGACATGCCCGGCTTTCTGTGATACAGAATACGTTGGACATTTTACCGGTTTTTGCACATGCTTTACATGCTTTTAGTACAAGATTTTTATATTTTATATAATTTACGCAATTTTATTTAATTTTTTAATTAATTTTAATTGATTAGTTTCATAATCGCATTTCGCTACTTTACTTCTTCACTACTTTACTTCTTCACTTACTACGATCTTCTCTGCAACTCTCTTGCAGATACTGTAACTTGCAAACCGTGCAATCTCAAACGTCTAGCAAGCTCAATACTTACGGCAACAGAACGATGCTGACCACCAGTACATCCTACAGCAATAGTCACGTAATGCTTGTCTTCTTTAGCGAATCCGTCGATAGCTGTAAGAAGCGCATTTTCATAAGAATCTAAGAATGCAATTGCCGCAGGATTCGATAAAACGTAATCTTGCACAGCTTGATCCTTACCTGTAAGCTCCCTTAATTCAGGAACCCAGAAAGGATTCGGCAAAAATCGCATATCGGCAACAAAATCAGCGTCCATTGGCATGCCGTATTTAAATCCAAAACTGAAAATATGCACAGAAACCGTAGAAGAGCCTTTTCCAAGCAATCCTTCGTAAAGCTTTG includes:
- the secG gene encoding preprotein translocase subunit SecG, with protein sequence MSTVKIILQVLLVLTSILLTLLILMHKGKGGGLSDMFGGGLTKNAGSSGVAEKNLNRWTVIIALIWVAVIVALNLMTKFSLI
- the tpiA gene encoding triose-phosphate isomerase, which encodes MVSKRKPLVAGNWKMNFNHREATHFIQKFAWLLRDAHYDYHDCEIALMPSFTSIRSVQVLVEFDHLPILYGAQAVSVTAQGAFTGDVSADMLASLGCSMVIVGHSERRKYHPEDDANIVDQVRAVLAAGMQPILCIGESLKERQQGVALDFAVGQVHDVTRDLDAKQAKRLIIAYEPVWAIGTGMVATANSAQEAALAIREDLRVTFGDDVADTVRILYGGSVTSSNASSLIAEPDVDGFLIGGASLDAQELANIVRLTAAQTRLETK
- a CDS encoding HAD family hydrolase, whose amino-acid sequence is MMRFSPSLVIADLDGTMLHDADTFEGRFLSNETVEAAKCLRENGIPLAIITARPVGSAFDFIHDLNAQVCAYLNGALIDFDCANSTISELTSQREISTLLRFGFDSKHACDVCLRLLDKIPTLRLGIVMNDVRYTNFDVRMLWSKQDFVITDFSNVPRGTADKIIIVPRDSEKEQLQRILPDDFSLHISEDVLWMLTNPLANKGHALNVICNRLGVKPSRTVVFGDDVIDIDMFRAGGYGVAVANSNPRLLAIADEICASNNDDGVANWLNSNLFTRL
- the whiA gene encoding DNA-binding protein WhiA, encoding MALLDDVKNELVSNNNELPTVIMAQAAAMMRFAGGLRPVNNQAVIRAQLDSQRAAQWLVEVLKTHFQREATIAQVSRQTPTGTVVRYDVVVERGAAALALQSGLLDRRMRIVAGLAPEIVGGSIAQIKAAWRGAFLAHGAISDPGKASYLEVVCPTHEAANALQTMAARLGISAKARQVRSSERVTLRDSDAIERMLILIGAPRSAREWTGKRSDGEARGKANRLANFDDANMRRSAKAAAEACEKVRHAFDILGDDIPDNLLMAGKLRLEHSDASLEELGHLADPPITKDAIAGRIRRLLQLSAKVEKSRMQQL
- a CDS encoding phosphoglycerate kinase, producing MKTLKDLGDLSGKRVLVRADFNVPLKGTTITDDGRIRAALPTIKALREQGAKVILMAHLGRPKGQVVPELSLAPVAQRLGELLGTNVVLAADTYGEDAQAKVAAMNNGDVVLLENVRFNAEETSKDASERAAYAKKIASLGEVFVSDGFGVVHRAQGSNYDVAADLPSAAGLLVEKEVKALSRATENPERPLTVVLGGSKVSDKLGVIENLLSKADRLVIGGGMVFTFLKALGHEVGTSLLEEDQLEKVKGYIETAKKNGVELVLPTDIVVNAGFPAGDTPVAPEVVPVDAIPADKMGLDIGPDSQKLFHDKIVDSKTVVWNGPMGVFEVPEFAAGTRAVAQGLVDATKNGTFTIVGGGDSASAVRNLGFPEDGFSHISTGGGASLEFLEGKTLPGLSVLE